Proteins from one Microbacterium hatanonis genomic window:
- a CDS encoding ABC transporter permease, whose translation MSLATATRSELTKQFTTSIWWILALVLAVYVAFVAAGFGWALAAVATGSLPGSTGPALPVDTLPPVIYSVATSFGYVFPLLIGTLMVTSEFRHKTLTPSFLATPRRGTVLAGKVVVALAIGALYGVIGTIAAVGPGALVLAASDVPTLLGESDTWAMLARMVLSFALWALVGLGVGTIVRNQVVAIVLVLAFTQFIEPIARVAGAFVEGIEPIARLLPGAAGDALVGSSALSVAAASATEPLEWWVGGLVLLGYAVVFLVIGQFTTWRRDVD comes from the coding sequence ATGAGTCTCGCAACCGCCACCCGCTCCGAGCTGACCAAGCAGTTCACCACCTCGATCTGGTGGATCCTCGCCCTGGTGCTCGCCGTCTACGTCGCCTTCGTGGCGGCCGGTTTCGGCTGGGCCCTCGCCGCCGTCGCCACCGGATCCCTGCCCGGGAGCACCGGCCCCGCCCTCCCGGTCGACACCCTCCCGCCGGTGATCTACAGCGTCGCCACCTCCTTCGGCTACGTCTTCCCGCTGCTCATCGGCACGCTGATGGTCACGTCGGAGTTCCGGCACAAGACGCTCACCCCCTCGTTCCTCGCCACCCCGCGCCGCGGCACGGTGCTCGCCGGCAAGGTCGTGGTCGCGCTCGCGATCGGCGCCCTCTACGGCGTGATCGGAACGATCGCCGCCGTGGGTCCGGGTGCGCTCGTGCTCGCCGCATCCGATGTTCCGACCCTGCTCGGCGAGAGCGACACCTGGGCCATGCTCGCCCGCATGGTGCTGTCGTTCGCGCTCTGGGCTCTCGTGGGCCTCGGCGTCGGAACGATCGTGCGCAACCAGGTCGTGGCCATCGTGCTCGTGCTGGCGTTCACCCAGTTCATCGAACCGATCGCGCGTGTCGCGGGCGCGTTCGTCGAGGGCATCGAGCCGATCGCCCGCCTGCTCCCCGGTGCCGCCGGCGACGCGCTCGTCGGCAGCAGCGCCCTGTCGGTCGCGGCGGCCAGCGCCACCGAACCGCTCGAATGGTGGGTCGGCGGACTCGTGCTGCTCGGCTACGCGGTCGTGTTCCTCGTCATCGGACAGTTCACGACCTGGCGTCGCGACGTCGACTGA
- a CDS encoding ABC transporter ATP-binding protein, whose translation MPDGQVLEFSGLVKRFGPVTAVDGLTARVEPGLVTGFLGPNGAGKTTSLRMLLGLVRPTEGTATIGGRTYDKLDRPLQSVGAALEASSFHPGRTAANHLKVYADAGGVPRARVDEVLGLVGLSDVGGRKVGGYSLGMRQRLGLASALLGDPGVLVLDEPTNGLDPEGIRWMRGLLRTLAGEGRTVLISSHLLAEVQQTVDALLIIASGKLVFQGGIEDLAERSEHATIVDAPDRAALIAAIEAAGLEYAVLRNGLTVHRVEPAEVGAIAGAAGVVLSSLQRRGAGLEEIFLDLVNGVVVAPPADAAPSPPLPAVESEPVPSPEPTPEPEPALEPQPEQAPEAQPESAPEPPQAPAPAEGATPSDASTSSATDSPEPEPAPSTAAFAVAATGVIDVVPPAESDPAEEEQR comes from the coding sequence ATGCCAGACGGACAGGTGCTGGAATTCTCCGGGCTCGTCAAGCGCTTCGGCCCGGTGACCGCGGTCGACGGCCTCACGGCTCGCGTCGAGCCGGGCCTGGTGACCGGCTTCCTGGGGCCGAACGGCGCCGGGAAGACGACGTCGCTGCGGATGCTGCTCGGACTCGTCCGCCCGACGGAGGGCACCGCCACGATCGGCGGGCGCACCTACGACAAGCTCGACCGACCCCTGCAGAGCGTGGGCGCCGCGCTCGAAGCATCGAGCTTCCATCCCGGGCGCACCGCCGCGAACCACCTCAAGGTCTACGCCGATGCGGGGGGCGTCCCCCGCGCCCGCGTCGACGAGGTGCTCGGGCTCGTCGGGCTCTCCGACGTCGGCGGGCGCAAGGTCGGCGGCTACTCGCTCGGCATGCGTCAGCGGCTCGGTCTCGCCTCGGCGCTGCTCGGCGACCCCGGCGTGCTCGTGCTGGACGAGCCCACGAACGGCCTTGACCCCGAGGGGATCCGCTGGATGCGGGGCCTGCTGCGCACCCTCGCCGGCGAAGGCCGCACCGTGCTCATCTCGTCTCACCTGCTGGCCGAAGTGCAGCAGACCGTCGACGCCCTGCTCATCATCGCCTCGGGCAAGCTCGTCTTCCAGGGCGGTATCGAAGACCTCGCCGAACGCAGCGAACACGCGACGATCGTCGACGCCCCCGACCGCGCGGCCCTCATCGCCGCGATCGAGGCCGCCGGACTCGAGTACGCGGTGCTGCGCAACGGCCTGACCGTTCACCGGGTCGAACCGGCGGAGGTGGGCGCGATCGCCGGCGCGGCAGGCGTCGTGCTGTCGAGCCTGCAACGCCGCGGGGCCGGGCTCGAGGAGATCTTCCTCGACCTCGTCAACGGCGTGGTCGTCGCGCCCCCGGCGGATGCTGCGCCGAGCCCTCCGCTTCCCGCGGTCGAGTCCGAGCCGGTTCCTTCGCCTGAGCCGACCCCTGAGCCCGAGCCGGCTCTCGAGCCCCAGCCCGAACAGGCCCCCGAGGCCCAGCCCGAGTCGGCCCCTGAGCCCCCGCAGGCCCCTGCGCCTGCCGAAGGGGCCACGCCGTCCGACGCTTCGACGAGCTCAGCGACCGACTCCCCCGAGCCCGAGCCGGCGCCGTCGACCGCGGCCTTCGCCGTCGCCGCCACCGGCGTGATCGACGTGGTGCCGCCCGCCGAGAGCGACCCCGCCGAGGAGGAGCAGCGATGA
- a CDS encoding enoyl-CoA hydratase/isomerase family protein produces the protein MDAATEPRVIARAASGLGRLTLDRPKALNALDLGMVRSLRTALDEWEHEPDVGIVLLDGAGDRGFCAGGDVRGLADQIRSGDPDAAGVFFRDEYALNARIAEYPTPIVVFADGITMGGGIGLAGHATVRVVTERSMLAMPETRIGFTPDVGGSWLLGRAPGRLGEYLALTGASMNGADAVYAGFADHVVPSENLDALRDALETRADPSTPAEMVLLFDETPPPSPLEAARVWIDDAFAAETVGEIVERLRARPEPEAAATADTLGELSPTALVVTLEAVRRARSLPHLRAALEQEYGLVLWFAATQPDLLEGIRAQLVDKDRSPRWAPASLDEIAPATLAEAFAHRPATPLWS, from the coding sequence GTGGATGCTGCGACCGAACCCCGTGTGATCGCCCGAGCCGCGAGCGGGCTCGGACGCCTCACGCTGGATCGCCCGAAAGCCCTGAACGCGCTCGACCTCGGCATGGTGAGGAGTCTCCGCACGGCGCTCGACGAATGGGAGCACGAGCCCGACGTCGGGATCGTGCTGCTCGACGGAGCCGGTGACCGCGGGTTCTGCGCCGGCGGTGACGTGCGCGGGCTCGCCGACCAGATCCGTTCCGGCGACCCGGACGCGGCGGGTGTCTTCTTTCGCGACGAGTACGCCCTGAACGCCCGCATCGCCGAGTACCCGACGCCGATCGTCGTCTTCGCCGACGGCATCACGATGGGCGGGGGCATCGGCCTGGCCGGGCACGCGACCGTACGCGTCGTCACCGAGCGGTCGATGCTCGCGATGCCCGAGACCCGAATCGGCTTCACGCCCGACGTCGGCGGCAGCTGGCTGCTCGGCCGGGCGCCCGGCCGTCTCGGCGAGTACCTCGCTCTGACGGGCGCGTCGATGAACGGCGCGGACGCCGTCTACGCCGGCTTCGCCGACCACGTCGTCCCGAGTGAGAACCTCGACGCGCTGCGCGACGCCCTCGAGACGCGGGCCGATCCGTCCACGCCGGCCGAGATGGTGCTGCTCTTCGACGAGACCCCGCCGCCGTCCCCGCTCGAGGCGGCCCGGGTATGGATCGACGACGCGTTCGCCGCCGAGACCGTGGGCGAGATCGTCGAACGTCTGCGCGCACGGCCGGAGCCCGAAGCCGCCGCCACCGCCGACACGCTCGGCGAGCTCTCGCCCACGGCGCTGGTCGTGACGCTCGAGGCCGTCCGCCGCGCCCGCTCGCTGCCGCACCTCCGTGCGGCGCTCGAGCAGGAGTACGGGCTCGTGCTGTGGTTCGCCGCGACCCAGCCCGACCTGCTCGAGGGCATCCGCGCGCAGCTCGTCGACAAGGACCGCTCGCCCCGGTGGGCTCCGGCGTCGCTCGACGAGATCGCCCCCGCCACGCTCGCCGAGGCGTTCGCCCATCGACCCGCCACCCCGCTCTGGAGTTGA
- a CDS encoding LssY C-terminal domain-containing protein, whose product MATTKKRRPRTFSAALDWFFFVFAGLASVWLAYLGFTETFAVGWWGIPMAIAFWVLLAYLVLPRLHRILTAVYVPDYFIGRARTSDGLLGDPVNLAFMGTREQIEAALVAASWRPADPVTLRSSWRIITSTVTRRSYDEAPVSPLFLFGRQQDFAYQQEFAGNPSQRHHVRFWRCPDGWLLPGGYRVEWVAAGTFDTAVGLSLFTLQVTHRIDADTDIERDHIVGSLTAAEPRVKVDVIRDFSTGYHSRNGGGDSIRTDGDLPILDVSAIETGVAV is encoded by the coding sequence ATGGCCACGACGAAGAAGCGACGCCCGCGCACCTTCTCTGCCGCGCTCGACTGGTTCTTCTTCGTCTTCGCGGGTCTCGCGTCGGTCTGGCTCGCGTACCTGGGCTTCACCGAGACCTTCGCCGTCGGCTGGTGGGGCATCCCCATGGCGATCGCGTTCTGGGTGCTGCTGGCCTACCTCGTGCTGCCGCGCCTGCACCGCATCCTCACGGCCGTCTACGTGCCCGACTACTTCATCGGGCGCGCCCGCACGAGCGACGGCCTGCTCGGCGACCCGGTGAACCTCGCGTTCATGGGAACGCGCGAGCAGATCGAGGCGGCCCTCGTGGCGGCGTCGTGGCGGCCGGCCGATCCGGTGACCCTGCGGTCGTCGTGGCGCATCATCACGTCCACCGTGACGCGCCGCAGCTACGACGAGGCGCCGGTGAGTCCGCTCTTCCTGTTCGGTCGGCAGCAGGACTTCGCCTACCAGCAGGAGTTCGCCGGCAATCCCTCTCAGCGTCATCACGTGCGCTTCTGGCGATGCCCCGACGGGTGGCTCCTGCCGGGCGGCTATCGCGTCGAATGGGTCGCGGCGGGCACGTTCGACACGGCGGTGGGCCTGTCGCTGTTCACGCTCCAGGTCACCCACCGCATCGACGCCGACACCGACATCGAACGCGACCACATCGTCGGTTCCCTCACGGCGGCCGAACCGCGCGTGAAGGTCGACGTCATCCGCGACTTCTCCACCGGGTACCACTCGCGCAACGGCGGGGGCGACAGCATCCGCACCGACGGCGACCTGCCCATCCTCGATGTGAGCGCGATCGAGACGGGGGTGGCCGTATGA
- a CDS encoding nuclease-related domain-containing protein, translated as MFDSPVSASAYEVLGVTADVDDEELRRAYRLRLRQTHPDTGGDAAVFVQVQRAWELIGTPDARASYDRGRGAQAPEWSAPRASAPRADTRPRARTHGQPGGWRRERYLTLVREWVGRGVDLPDPYDPQLVRSAPHELRRMLADALAEEATARIVADLGMGYTVWHDVDASRDGDPEDKLDHIVLGPSGLYAVLSEDFGGPIGFRRGEIVGAHVAGAPVTELVSRQRVIARAAGVRFSGAIVVLPDGDVLGAVTDLGKVRGVPVAVVSQSGLSTLLRQGVTGARDIGGTELFDIRTRLQQRVRHV; from the coding sequence GTGTTCGACAGCCCGGTGTCCGCGTCGGCCTACGAGGTGCTCGGCGTGACCGCCGACGTCGACGACGAGGAACTTCGTCGCGCGTACCGTCTGCGACTGCGGCAGACCCACCCCGACACCGGTGGCGATGCCGCGGTCTTCGTCCAGGTGCAGCGCGCGTGGGAGCTCATCGGAACCCCCGACGCGCGCGCGTCGTACGACCGCGGTCGCGGCGCGCAGGCCCCGGAGTGGTCGGCGCCGCGGGCGAGCGCTCCCCGCGCCGACACGCGGCCGCGCGCCCGGACGCACGGCCAGCCCGGCGGGTGGCGGCGCGAGCGCTATCTGACGCTCGTGCGCGAGTGGGTCGGGCGCGGGGTCGATCTGCCCGATCCCTACGATCCCCAGCTCGTCCGCTCGGCGCCCCACGAACTGCGCCGCATGCTCGCCGACGCGCTCGCCGAGGAGGCGACCGCCCGCATCGTCGCCGACCTCGGCATGGGGTACACGGTGTGGCACGACGTCGACGCCTCGCGCGACGGAGACCCCGAAGACAAGCTCGACCACATCGTGCTCGGCCCGAGCGGACTCTATGCGGTGCTCTCGGAGGACTTCGGCGGTCCGATCGGTTTCCGCCGCGGCGAGATCGTCGGCGCCCACGTCGCCGGGGCTCCCGTGACCGAGCTCGTCTCACGACAGCGTGTGATCGCCCGCGCCGCCGGGGTGCGCTTCAGCGGCGCGATCGTGGTGCTGCCCGACGGCGACGTGCTCGGCGCGGTCACCGACCTCGGCAAGGTGCGGGGCGTGCCCGTCGCCGTGGTGTCGCAATCGGGCCTGTCGACCCTGCTGCGGCAGGGCGTCACCGGCGCCCGCGACATCGGCGGCACCGAGCTGTTCGACATCCGCACCCGACTGCAGCAGCGCGTCCGGCACGTCTGA
- a CDS encoding D-alanyl-D-alanine carboxypeptidase family protein: MGPDATAPPSRRALRESATAPHPIVDDATPTPAEAAGDAPQAEPSGPVLDDAPAEVVAAQSSGFPALTWVDENRVSSTAAPASLAVDAAPVATGTDLLAGAPRRSIFRPGVLAPVFVILAVTGAYVATTLLWPLYAVAPQIEAVAVQPVAAAAATPAWPADGGAALTVAGAGGILSSSSEAESIASITKVVTALVVLDAMPLAAGEAGPDFAFTAADRRQYWADRAAGESALDVPVGGTLSEYQMLEGLLVGSANNYADRLAGNLYPSDAVFASAARSWLTAHGISGITIEDPSGIVAGNAATPEALIPLAMKALENPVIAEIVAKPEVDLPGAGRVGNTNDLLNDPGVVGLKTGTLDAYNLLAAKDITVGDTTVRVFGSVLGQPDRATRDAAMRSLFAQIETELQPEPSVPAGTRVGKIETAWGESVDVVTADDAVVVLWNGGAATPAADFSLGDAVDEGAAVGTLVVTGPLDADSVEVRLSGDIEPPTAWWRLTHPLELLGLTG; this comes from the coding sequence ATGGGACCCGACGCCACCGCGCCGCCGTCGCGGCGTGCGTTGCGCGAGAGTGCGACCGCGCCGCATCCGATCGTCGACGATGCCACCCCGACGCCCGCCGAGGCTGCGGGCGACGCCCCGCAGGCCGAGCCCTCCGGGCCCGTCCTCGATGATGCGCCCGCCGAAGTCGTCGCGGCGCAGTCCTCCGGCTTCCCCGCGCTGACCTGGGTCGACGAGAACCGGGTCTCGTCCACCGCCGCCCCGGCTTCTCTCGCCGTCGACGCGGCCCCCGTGGCGACGGGCACCGACCTGCTCGCCGGTGCGCCCCGTCGCTCGATCTTCCGACCCGGGGTTCTCGCGCCCGTCTTCGTGATCCTCGCCGTGACCGGCGCCTACGTCGCGACGACCCTGCTCTGGCCTCTCTACGCGGTCGCGCCGCAGATCGAGGCGGTCGCCGTACAGCCGGTCGCCGCGGCCGCCGCGACACCCGCGTGGCCGGCCGACGGCGGCGCCGCCCTCACCGTCGCGGGAGCCGGGGGGATCCTCTCGTCATCGTCGGAGGCCGAGTCGATCGCGAGCATCACCAAGGTCGTCACCGCGCTCGTCGTTCTCGACGCGATGCCGCTCGCCGCCGGCGAGGCCGGTCCTGATTTCGCCTTCACCGCAGCCGACCGCCGGCAGTACTGGGCCGACCGCGCCGCCGGCGAATCGGCGCTCGACGTGCCGGTGGGCGGAACGCTCAGCGAGTACCAGATGCTCGAGGGGCTGCTGGTGGGTTCGGCGAACAACTACGCCGACCGCCTCGCGGGCAACCTGTACCCCTCCGATGCGGTCTTCGCGAGCGCGGCGCGATCCTGGCTCACGGCCCACGGCATCTCGGGCATCACGATCGAAGACCCCTCGGGCATCGTCGCAGGCAACGCCGCCACCCCCGAGGCGCTCATCCCTCTCGCGATGAAAGCCCTCGAGAACCCCGTCATCGCCGAGATCGTCGCCAAACCCGAGGTCGACCTGCCCGGCGCCGGCCGTGTCGGCAACACGAACGACCTGCTGAACGACCCGGGAGTGGTCGGTCTCAAGACCGGCACCCTCGACGCGTACAACCTGCTCGCCGCGAAGGACATCACGGTCGGCGACACCACCGTGCGCGTCTTCGGCTCGGTGCTCGGTCAGCCCGACCGCGCGACGCGGGATGCGGCGATGCGCAGCCTCTTCGCGCAGATCGAGACCGAGCTGCAGCCCGAGCCCTCGGTGCCCGCGGGCACCCGCGTCGGCAAGATCGAGACGGCGTGGGGCGAGTCGGTCGACGTCGTGACCGCCGACGACGCCGTCGTCGTGCTCTGGAACGGCGGCGCGGCCACCCCGGCCGCCGACTTCTCGCTGGGCGACGCGGTCGACGAGGGCGCCGCCGTGGGCACGCTCGTCGTGACCGGCCCGCTCGACGCGGACTCCGTCGAGGTGCGCCTCTCCGGAGACATCGAACCTCCGACGGCCTGGTGGCGCCTCACCCACCCGCTCGAACTGCTGGGCCTCACCGGCTGA
- a CDS encoding ECF transporter S component — MHTSASPSTGTHRYSWRVVDIVVASVIGVAAGLVFWLWGQAWPVLDTALAFTPGLSGLLAGGWLFAGVLGGLIIRKPGAALYTEIVAAVVSMAIGTQWGFTTLIWGVVQGLGAELAFAMFAYANWRLGVALLSGALAGLAVALLDTTFSSVAALAFEARAVYFVSAVVSGVVIAGLVSWVLARALAATGALDRFASGRAYRSRETTAADAA; from the coding sequence ATGCACACTTCCGCGTCCCCGTCCACCGGGACTCACCGCTATTCGTGGCGCGTCGTCGACATCGTCGTGGCCAGCGTCATCGGTGTCGCCGCCGGGCTGGTCTTCTGGCTGTGGGGCCAGGCCTGGCCGGTCCTCGACACCGCGCTGGCGTTCACCCCGGGCCTGTCGGGCCTCCTCGCCGGAGGCTGGCTCTTCGCCGGCGTGCTCGGCGGTCTGATCATCCGCAAGCCGGGTGCCGCGCTCTACACCGAGATCGTGGCCGCGGTCGTCTCCATGGCGATCGGCACCCAGTGGGGCTTCACGACCCTGATCTGGGGCGTGGTCCAGGGCCTCGGCGCCGAGCTCGCCTTCGCGATGTTCGCCTACGCCAACTGGCGCCTCGGCGTCGCTCTGCTCTCGGGCGCCCTCGCCGGTCTCGCTGTCGCACTGCTCGACACGACCTTCTCCTCGGTCGCCGCGCTCGCCTTCGAGGCACGGGCGGTCTACTTCGTCTCGGCGGTCGTCTCCGGCGTCGTGATCGCCGGTCTCGTCTCGTGGGTGCTCGCCCGAGCGCTCGCTGCCACCGGCGCGCTCGACCGCTTCGCCTCGGGTCGTGCGTACCGCTCCCGGGAGACCACCGCAGCCGACGCCGCGTGA
- a CDS encoding ABC transporter ATP-binding protein, which yields MRELDLDIAPGERVLLLGASGSGKSTLLRGLAGVLGDLDDGESVGELTLDGAAPSAARGRAGLVLQDPDAQVVLARAGDDVAFACENLGVAREEIWSRVDAALEAVGLGIGRDHPTSRLSGGQKQRLAVAGILAMRPGLMLFDEPTANIDPEGAELVRDAVIAAARVTGATLIVVEHRVALWADAVDRVIVLDGGDGGGVVADGSPGAVFAAHGRSLTEAGVWVPGIPVEIDRRPRSAASETLLSGSHLAVGRRAFAARSATVVASGISVDLAAGRALAVTGPNGAGKSTLALTVAGLLAPAAGDLTATASLAGGRGATPSRWRSSELLTRIGMVFQEPEHQLLATRVRDELAVGLRALRRDPDEIARTVDELLERLRLTRLADVNPFTLSGGEKRRLTVAAAIATAPRVLVLDEPTFGQDARTWREIAGLLDGLRADGTAVAFVTHDRELVAALADAELEVGRS from the coding sequence GTGCGCGAACTCGATCTCGACATCGCCCCGGGGGAGCGGGTGCTGCTCCTCGGGGCGAGCGGCTCGGGCAAGAGCACGCTGCTGCGGGGCCTCGCCGGGGTGCTCGGCGACCTCGACGACGGGGAGAGCGTCGGCGAACTGACGCTCGACGGTGCTGCTCCCTCCGCCGCCCGCGGACGCGCGGGGCTGGTGCTCCAAGACCCCGACGCTCAGGTTGTGCTCGCCCGGGCGGGCGACGACGTCGCCTTCGCGTGCGAGAACCTCGGCGTTGCGCGCGAGGAGATCTGGTCGAGAGTGGATGCTGCGCTCGAGGCGGTCGGTCTCGGGATCGGCCGCGACCACCCGACGTCCCGGCTGTCCGGCGGGCAGAAGCAGCGCCTCGCGGTGGCGGGCATCCTCGCGATGCGACCCGGTCTCATGCTCTTCGACGAGCCGACGGCGAACATCGACCCCGAAGGTGCCGAGCTCGTGCGCGACGCCGTCATCGCGGCGGCACGGGTGACCGGTGCGACCCTCATCGTGGTCGAGCACCGGGTGGCGCTCTGGGCCGACGCGGTCGACCGGGTGATCGTGCTCGACGGCGGCGACGGCGGCGGGGTGGTCGCAGACGGGTCGCCCGGTGCCGTCTTCGCCGCGCACGGCCGATCGCTCACCGAGGCGGGCGTGTGGGTACCGGGCATCCCGGTCGAGATCGATCGCCGGCCGAGGTCCGCCGCATCCGAGACCCTGTTGAGCGGGTCGCACCTGGCGGTGGGCCGTCGGGCGTTCGCCGCGCGTTCGGCGACGGTCGTCGCATCCGGGATCTCGGTCGACCTCGCCGCCGGTCGTGCGCTCGCCGTCACCGGCCCCAACGGAGCGGGCAAGTCCACCCTGGCGCTGACCGTCGCGGGTCTTCTCGCGCCGGCAGCCGGCGACCTGACCGCGACGGCGTCCCTCGCCGGCGGGCGGGGCGCGACCCCTTCCCGCTGGCGGTCGAGCGAGCTGCTCACACGGATCGGCATGGTGTTCCAGGAGCCCGAACATCAGCTGCTCGCCACCCGGGTGCGCGACGAGCTCGCCGTCGGCCTCCGCGCGCTCCGCCGCGACCCCGACGAGATCGCGCGCACGGTCGACGAGCTTCTGGAGCGGCTGCGGCTGACCCGGCTCGCCGACGTCAACCCGTTCACGCTCTCCGGCGGTGAGAAGCGGCGCCTCACGGTGGCGGCGGCGATCGCCACCGCCCCGCGGGTGCTCGTGCTCGACGAGCCCACGTTCGGGCAGGACGCCCGCACCTGGCGCGAGATCGCGGGCCTGCTCGACGGGCTCCGTGCAGACGGGACCGCCGTGGCCTTCGTCACTCACGATCGTGAGCTCGTCGCGGCCCTCGCCGACGCCGAGCTCGAGGTGGGGCGCTCATGA
- a CDS encoding energy-coupling factor transporter transmembrane component T family protein: protein MSLTTLGPADGPLARLNPVAKLAATLVLTGALLASIDPVSAGVTLVATLLLLPFARLPIRDLWLRLWPIAAGAVVASTATVLYGRPAGDVYVEWGVLRVSDGSIALALAILLRVLAIAVPSVVLFATTDPTDLADGLGQILRLPARFVLGGLAGLRLVGLLIEDWRELALARRARGVADAGRVRRFLGQTFALLVLAIRRGSKLATAMESRGFGAPGPRTWARPSRLRGSDAALLAIAVVIAAASVVISVGSGAWRPIFGL from the coding sequence ATGAGCCTCACCACGCTGGGCCCTGCCGACGGACCGCTCGCCCGCCTCAATCCCGTGGCCAAGCTCGCCGCGACACTCGTGCTGACCGGTGCGCTGCTCGCCTCGATCGACCCCGTCTCGGCGGGTGTCACACTCGTCGCGACCCTGCTGCTCCTGCCTTTCGCGCGCCTCCCGATCCGCGACCTGTGGCTGCGGCTCTGGCCGATCGCAGCGGGCGCCGTCGTCGCCTCGACCGCCACGGTGCTCTACGGCAGGCCCGCCGGCGACGTGTACGTCGAGTGGGGTGTGCTGCGCGTGAGCGACGGCTCGATCGCGCTGGCGCTCGCGATCCTGCTGCGCGTCCTCGCCATCGCCGTTCCCAGCGTCGTGCTGTTCGCGACGACCGACCCGACCGATCTCGCCGACGGCCTCGGCCAGATCCTGCGCCTGCCGGCGCGGTTCGTGCTCGGCGGGCTCGCGGGCCTGCGTCTCGTGGGGCTGCTGATCGAGGACTGGCGCGAGCTCGCGCTGGCCCGCCGCGCGCGGGGGGTCGCCGACGCCGGCCGCGTGCGCCGGTTCCTCGGGCAGACCTTCGCTCTCCTGGTGCTCGCGATCCGGCGCGGGTCGAAGCTCGCGACCGCGATGGAGTCTCGCGGCTTCGGCGCCCCCGGGCCCCGCACCTGGGCGCGCCCGTCGCGGCTGAGGGGGAGCGACGCCGCGCTCCTGGCGATCGCGGTCGTCATCGCCGCAGCATCCGTCGTCATCTCGGTGGGTTCCGGGGCCTGGCGCCCCATCTTCGGCCTCTGA
- a CDS encoding aminoglycoside 3'-phosphotransferase has product MVDEEYAAWVQTFTPGPETAVPERVARLAGGAALEPVWRNGIGGLTFRATEAGSIRYIKYAPRTLESSMEAEAERMRWAALFTPVPRVLTHGFDDEYEWLVTAALPGRSAVDPRWVERPGDAVRSIGAGLRALHDALPVEGCPFDWGVEGRVANAAARGIEVPSSLRTAPATDRLVVCHGDACAPNTLVGDDGSWSGHVDLGALGVADRWADIAVAAMSTEWNYGPGWSDALIAAYGVEPDRARLDYYRDLWNAT; this is encoded by the coding sequence ATGGTCGACGAGGAGTACGCGGCGTGGGTGCAGACGTTCACGCCCGGCCCCGAGACCGCCGTGCCCGAGCGCGTCGCCCGCCTCGCGGGCGGAGCCGCGCTCGAGCCGGTGTGGCGCAACGGCATCGGCGGGCTGACGTTCCGCGCGACGGAGGCGGGCAGCATCCGCTACATCAAGTACGCACCACGCACCCTCGAGTCGTCGATGGAGGCCGAGGCGGAACGGATGCGGTGGGCCGCCCTGTTCACACCGGTGCCCCGGGTGCTCACCCACGGCTTCGATGACGAGTACGAGTGGCTCGTGACGGCGGCCCTGCCGGGGCGGTCGGCGGTCGATCCGCGCTGGGTCGAGAGACCGGGCGACGCCGTCCGGTCGATCGGGGCGGGCCTTCGGGCGCTGCACGACGCCCTGCCCGTCGAGGGGTGCCCGTTCGACTGGGGAGTGGAGGGTCGCGTCGCGAACGCCGCGGCGCGGGGCATCGAGGTGCCGTCGTCTCTGCGGACCGCGCCGGCGACCGACCGCCTCGTGGTCTGCCACGGCGACGCGTGCGCCCCCAACACCCTCGTCGGCGACGACGGCTCATGGTCGGGGCACGTGGACCTCGGCGCGCTCGGCGTCGCCGACCGGTGGGCCGACATCGCGGTGGCGGCCATGAGCACGGAGTGGAACTACGGCCCCGGCTGGTCCGACGCACTCATCGCCGCCTACGGCGTCGAGCCCGATCGCGCCCGCCTCGACTACTACCGCGACCTCTGGAACGCGACCTGA